TACCCATCAATGCGGATGCTCACATCGACTACTTCATCCCTGCCACATTTATCGCCACATTGAATGATTTCAAAAACAAATTATCCGTGTGTGATTTCCTTGCATTCCCAGGGTTTCCGGAGTGGCACGATAAGGCAGCAAGTCGTCCGATATTAAGGACAGGGACCATCTCAAGCGATCCGAGATTTGATTACTCGTATGGTGAATCCGTCAAAGGTGCATGCGTTGCATATGAGGCATTTTCATACAGCGGCTCATCAGGCAGTCCAGTTTTCGCTGTTCAAAAAGGGCCCAAACCCGGCACAGGCATTGATTTTCCTGGCTTTCGCGACCTACTTTTTGTAGGCATTAATGCCGGTCATCTTAAAACTCGAGATAACTCACATTCAGGCATATCGTATTTCTATAAAGCAACGGCAATCTCAGATGTGATTGATACATAAGCAAAATCCACTCTACGGCTCGCTTAATTCTGGCATAGGCCTCAGCTTTGATCTACGGTAGCCGGCTCTGTTTCTTGCAGCCCCTCGTTTATAGGCACCGCATATCCTCAAATAGCTAGATACGAATCTAGGCGTCCAACGCGTAAGAGAAAAAAGACTTGGTCAATTTTTAAGCTGTCGGGATAGCCAAACAACGCGCTGAGAAAAAACAGAAAACTTAGCAAAAGCGGCGTGGTACGGCGAAACACGCCATGCGCAACAACTCCCGCTCAAGTCCCCTCACACCACATACCGCGTAGTCAGCAAAATCACCACCGGCATAGTCACCAGCGCCAGCACCGTCGACACCGCCACGCTGGCCGTGACCTCATCCTGTGCCACTTCATAGCGCTGGGCAAATAAAAACACATTGGCCCCCACGGGCAGCGATGCGGCCACGATCATCACGGCCAGGGGCAGGCCTGACAGGCCCAGCGCCCAGCCCATGCCCGCCAGCAGCAGCGGGTGCACGACACATTTGGCCAAGGCGATGCGCAGCGCTGCCTTGAAGTGCGGCCCCACGCGGGTGAAGACCAGGGTGACGCCCACCAGCAGCAAGGCCAGCGGGCCCAGCGCCTGGCCCAGCAGCTGCAGTGGCTTGTCTACCACTGGGGGCAGTGTGAGGCCGGTTTGCGCAAACAGCAGCCCCACCACGATGGGCAGGGGCACGGGGTGCAGGATGCCGTTGCGCACCGCGCCCAGCACGGTGCGCCACATGGGGGGCTGCGCGGCGTCTGACTGGCCTGCGTGCTCGCGTGCGGCGGCCAGTTCAAACACCACGGTGGCGGCGGTGAGCAGGATGAGCGAGTGCACCGAAATCAGCGTGAAGAGCGTGACCAGCCCCGCATCGCCAAACACCAGCCCCACCAGCGGCACGCCGATCATCAGCGTGTTGCTGAAGGTATTGGCCAGCGCCCGGGCCGCGCCTAGGCGGCTAAAGCCTTGCCACCCCAGCGTGGCGCTGTACAGCGCGATGAAGGCGACGAAGTAAATGGCCACGGGGCCGAAGTTGAGGTCTTCGATGTGCACCGTGCTCATGGTGCGAAACAGCAGCGCGGGCGACAGCACCATGAAGACGAGGTTGGACAGGTCTTTGACGGCGCTGCTGCGAATCCAGCCTTGGCGGCCCGTCACAAAGCCGATGGCGATGAAGAGGACGACGGGGACGAGCGAGGAGATGACAGGAGAGTTCAAAGCAGCACGCGTAAGCAGAACCAATGAATGCCCGAGAACCGGGCCGCTGGGCAGAATCGCCCAAATACTACCATTTTGATAGCTGCCAGCGCTTATTCTGCAAGCGCTAGAGGCCAATTTGATCTAATAAATCTGCCTCAGGTGGCTCTCACTCCCTCTCCCCTCGCGGGAGAGGGCCGGGGAGAGGGGGAGAAATGGGCGCGGCGCTGGTGCAGCCCCCTCTCCCTAACCCTCTCCCGCGAGGGGAGAGGGGATCAATGCCTTGCGCCGCTGGTGCAGCAAAGGCCGATGCTGCATCTGAGAGGCAACCCCAAGCCAGCCACTTACCCCCTCAGCCAACCGCTACGGCCTGCCAGCCCCACCCGGCCAGCGCGGTGGCCAGCACCACGGCCCAGGGTGGCACGCGCCACCACAGCAGTGCAGCCAGGGCCAGCGCGGCCAGGGCTGCGTCTGCAGGGCCGTGCAAGGCGCTGCTGGCCACGGGGTGCCACAGCGCCGCCAGCAGCAGGCCCACCACAGCGGCATTCACCCCAGCCAATACGCCCCGCGCCCCGGCCCGCTGGCGCAGTTGCGCCCACCAGGGCAATGCACCGGCCACCAGCAAGAACGCAGGCAGAAAAATCCCCACAGTGGCCAGCAGCGCAAAGCCCGCCCCCGCCCAGCCCGGCGCCATGGCGGCGCCCAGAAAGGCAGCAAACGTGAACAGCGGCCCCGGCACCGCCTGCGCCGCACCGTAGCCGGCCAAGAACGCATCGCCCGCCACCCAGCCTGAGGGCACCACGGCCGATTGCAGCAGCGGCAGCACCACATGGCCGCCGCCAAACACCAGCGCCCCGGCGCGGTAAAACGCATCCACCACGGCCCAGCCGATGACCGGGTTTGCCGCGTTCGTTGCAGTGGTTGCACCTGCCGCGCTGGCTTGCACCCACCAGGGCAGCGCCACCAGCAAGGCAGCAAACACGGCCAGCAGCGCCAGCCCCGCCCGGCGCGAATACGGCAAGGCCCAGGCATCGGCGACACCGGCAGCCATGGCGGGCTGCGCCGCTGGGCCACGGCCCCAGGCCCACCAGCCCAACAGGGCGGCACCCAGCATGACCCCCATCTGCCCCGCCACACCGGGCTGCCACAGGGTGATGGCGCAAGCCGCGCCCATCAAGGCCACACGCCCGGGGCTGGTGCACAGGCTGCGCGCCATGCCCCACACGGCCTGGGCCACCACGGCCACCGCCACCACCTTGAGCCCCTGCACCAGCCCGGCGGGCCAGCCCGCCCCACCCGACGAGAACCCCAGCCCCAGTGCTGCCAGCACCAAGGCCGATGGCAGCGTAAAGCCCACCCAGGCCGCCAACGCGCCCAGCCAGCCGCCGCGCATCAACCCCAGCGCCATGCCCACTTGGCTGCTGGCCGGGCCAGGCAAAAACTGGCACAGCGCTACCAAGTCGGCATAGCTCTGCTCATCCAGCCAGCGGCGGCGCACCACCAGTTCGTCGCGAAAGTAGCCGAGGTGGGCGACTGGCCCACCAAACGACGTGAGCCCCAGACGCAAAAAAACCCACAGCACAGCCCAGGGGCTGGACGAAGAGAAGGCGCGCGGCGGGGTGGCAGCGGGAATTGACATACAGCGGCACAAAACAGGCGAGGTGGAGGTCACAGCGCGACAGATCGGCGCCGGAGGGGTCATCCACTTTGCCACATACCCCGCCCCCGCCACCAAAGAATGTCGTCGTACAACAAAACCTAAAACCAACCACCACAAGCCAAAATCATGCAAAAAAGCAAGTGAAACAGGCCTAATTGCAAAAATCTTGTGAAGAAAGCATGCATGTTGTACGATGACAATTCACAAAAACGACTGGAGACCTCCATGCCTTTGATCCGCCGCACGGCCTTGCTGGCCGGCATTGCCGCCCTGGCAACGGCCACCACAGCAACCACCGCCTTTGCCCAAAACGCTGCCGAATGGCCGACCAAGACGCTGCGCATCGTGGTGCCTTACCCGCCAGGGGGCAGCTCGGACATCATCGCCCGCTCCATCAGCCAGTCGCTGTCTGAAGCGCTGAAGCAGACCGTCATCGTCGAAAACAAGGCCGGTGCCAATGGCAACTTGGGCGCAGACTTTGTGGCCAAGGCCGAGCCAGACGGCTACACCATGCTGCTGTGCGACGTGGGTGCGCTGGCCATCAGCCCCTCGGTGTACACCAAGCTGTCGTTCGACCCCTCCAAGGACCTGCGTGGCGTGACCATGCTGGCTTACTCGCCCCACCTGCTGGTGGTGCACCCCTCGGTGCCCGTGAGCAACCTCAAGGAGCTGGTGGCGTACTCAAAGAAAAACGACCTGAACTTTGCCGTGACCGCCACCGGCAGCGCCCCCCACTTGGCTGGTGTGGCGCTGGAGCGCGCCAGCGGTGCGCGCTGGCAGTACATCCCCTACAAGGGCGGCGTGACCGCCATCCAGGACACCGTGGCAGGCCAAACCCAGATCCTGATGAACGGCATGCTGGCCACCCTGCCCCAGGTGCAAAACGGCAAGCTGAAGGTGCTGGGTGTCTCCAAATCCACCCGCATGCCTTTGATTGGCGACGTGCCCACCATTGCCGAGCAAGGGGTGCCGGGCTATGAATCGGGCACCTGGCAAGGCGTGTTGCTGCCGCGCGGCACGCCTGACGCCATCATCCAAAAGCTGAACAAGGCCCTGATCACGGCCATTCGCGCGCCAGAAATCCGTTCACGCCTGGCGGGACAAGGCGCCGAAGTGGTCACCATGACCCCTGCCGAGCAAGACCAGTTCTTCGCCAAGGAACGCGCCCGCTGGGCCAGCGTGGTGTCTGCCGCCAAGATCAAGCTGGACTGAGCGGAGCCTGGAGCACATGGGCGGCCAAAGATTACCGCCTGTGCCTGAGGAACCAAGGGGCTGCGGCCCCTTTTCGTTGTTGGCAG
This Acidovorax sp. 106 DNA region includes the following protein-coding sequences:
- the chrA gene encoding chromate efflux transporter, which gives rise to MSIPAATPPRAFSSSSPWAVLWVFLRLGLTSFGGPVAHLGYFRDELVVRRRWLDEQSYADLVALCQFLPGPASSQVGMALGLMRGGWLGALAAWVGFTLPSALVLAALGLGFSSGGAGWPAGLVQGLKVVAVAVVAQAVWGMARSLCTSPGRVALMGAACAITLWQPGVAGQMGVMLGAALLGWWAWGRGPAAQPAMAAGVADAWALPYSRRAGLALLAVFAALLVALPWWVQASAAGATTATNAANPVIGWAVVDAFYRAGALVFGGGHVVLPLLQSAVVPSGWVAGDAFLAGYGAAQAVPGPLFTFAAFLGAAMAPGWAGAGFALLATVGIFLPAFLLVAGALPWWAQLRQRAGARGVLAGVNAAVVGLLLAALWHPVASSALHGPADAALAALALAALLWWRVPPWAVVLATALAGWGWQAVAVG
- a CDS encoding AEC family transporter: MNSPVISSLVPVVLFIAIGFVTGRQGWIRSSAVKDLSNLVFMVLSPALLFRTMSTVHIEDLNFGPVAIYFVAFIALYSATLGWQGFSRLGAARALANTFSNTLMIGVPLVGLVFGDAGLVTLFTLISVHSLILLTAATVVFELAAAREHAGQSDAAQPPMWRTVLGAVRNGILHPVPLPIVVGLLFAQTGLTLPPVVDKPLQLLGQALGPLALLLVGVTLVFTRVGPHFKAALRIALAKCVVHPLLLAGMGWALGLSGLPLAVMIVAASLPVGANVFLFAQRYEVAQDEVTASVAVSTVLALVTMPVVILLTTRYVV
- a CDS encoding trypsin-like peptidase domain-containing protein — encoded protein: MFHGLNNQFLYAAYKISATFADAIGNTKTGVGTCFFVKNRHGALCLVTNRHVLDISYKKNNEKLSGYSLRRVEISGKSGRLGDNYPEDNIAFSLAPNVNFHPNPENDIACITQLVPINADAHIDYFIPATFIATLNDFKNKLSVCDFLAFPGFPEWHDKAASRPILRTGTISSDPRFDYSYGESVKGACVAYEAFSYSGSSGSPVFAVQKGPKPGTGIDFPGFRDLLFVGINAGHLKTRDNSHSGISYFYKATAISDVIDT
- a CDS encoding tripartite tricarboxylate transporter substrate binding protein encodes the protein MPLIRRTALLAGIAALATATTATTAFAQNAAEWPTKTLRIVVPYPPGGSSDIIARSISQSLSEALKQTVIVENKAGANGNLGADFVAKAEPDGYTMLLCDVGALAISPSVYTKLSFDPSKDLRGVTMLAYSPHLLVVHPSVPVSNLKELVAYSKKNDLNFAVTATGSAPHLAGVALERASGARWQYIPYKGGVTAIQDTVAGQTQILMNGMLATLPQVQNGKLKVLGVSKSTRMPLIGDVPTIAEQGVPGYESGTWQGVLLPRGTPDAIIQKLNKALITAIRAPEIRSRLAGQGAEVVTMTPAEQDQFFAKERARWASVVSAAKIKLD